From one Lycium ferocissimum isolate CSIRO_LF1 chromosome 5, AGI_CSIRO_Lferr_CH_V1, whole genome shotgun sequence genomic stretch:
- the LOC132056363 gene encoding serine protease inhibitor 7-like, with protein sequence MTKCLFLLSLCLLPIVAFSSTFTSENPIELPTATSDNQLPRPQVLDTNGEALQPGASYRIVSTFRGAAGGDVYLGSSPNSQAPCADGVFRYNSDVGPRGTPVKFITSGHVGPGIFENQLISIQFDITTSNLCAKYTVWKVGDKDPSVGARLLETGGTIGQHDSSRFTIEKAKAPLFGYRLLYCPSPCPHCPPGSSTCPCPHIYIPCEEVGQVNQNGKRRLALVNGPGLTWMFQKV encoded by the coding sequence ATGACGAAGTGTCTATTCCTCTTATCTCTTTGTTTGCTTCCCATTGTTGCCTTTTCATCAACTTTCACTTCCGAAAATCCCATTGAATTACCCACTGCTACATCTGATAATCAACTTCCACGCCCTCAGGTACTGGACACGAACGGTGAAGCACTTCAACCTGGTGCAAGTTACCGTATTGTTTCCACTTTTAGGGGCGCAGCAGGTGGTGATGTGTACCTAGGATCCTCCCCTAATTCACAAGCCCCTTGTGCAGACGGCGTGTTCCGTTACAACTCCGATGTTGGCCCTAGGGGTACACCTGTTAAATTCATTACATCTGGTCATGTTGGGCCAGGtatctttgaaaaccaactCATTAGCATCCAATTCGACATTACAACTTCCAACCTGTGTGCTAAATATACAGTTTGGAAAGTCGGGGACAAGGATCCATCTGTAGGGGCGAGATTGTTAGAGACTGGTGGAACCATAGGACAACATGATAGCAGTCGGTTCACGATTGAGAAAGCGAAAGCACCACTTTTTGGTTACAGGTTGTTGTATTGCCCTTCTCCCTGTCCACATTGCCCTCCTGGTTCCTCTACTTGTCCATGTCCCCATATTTACATTCCTTGTGAAGAAGTGGGTCAGGTTAACCAAAATGGAAAGAGGCGTTTGGCTCTTGTGAATGGCCCAGGTCTTACTTGGATGTTCCAAAAAGTCTAG